One window of the Bos mutus isolate GX-2022 chromosome X, NWIPB_WYAK_1.1, whole genome shotgun sequence genome contains the following:
- the RPS4X gene encoding small ribosomal subunit protein eS4, X isoform: MLDKLTGVFAPRPSTGPHKLRECLPLIIFLRNRLKYALTGDEVKKICMQRFIKIDGKVRTDITYPAGFMDVISIDKTGENFRLIYDTKGRFAVHRITPEEAKYKLCKVRKIFVGTKGIPHLVTHDARTIRYPDPLIKVNDTIQIDLETGKITDFIKFDTGNLCMVTGGANLGRIGVITNRERHPGSFDVVHVKDANGNSFATRLSNIFVIGKGNKPWISLPRGKGIRLTIAEERDKRLAAKQSSG, from the exons ATGCTGGATAAACTGACCGGTGTGTTT GCCCCTCGTCCATCTACCGGCCCCCACAAGCTAAGGGAGTGTCTCCCCCTAATCATTTTCCTAAGGAATAGACTTAAGTATGCCCTAACTGGAGATGAAGTAAAGAAGATTTGCATGCAGCGTTTCATTAAGATCGATGGCAAAGTCCGCACAGATATAACCTACCCTGCTGGTTTTATGG ATGTCATCAGCATTGATAAGACTGGAGAGAACTTTCGTTTGATCTATGACACCAAGGGTCGCTTTGCTGTTCATCGTATTACACCTGAGGAGGCCAAG TATAAATTGTGCAAAGTAAGAAAGATATTTGTGGGAACAAAAGGAATCCCTCATCTGGTAACCCATGATGCTCGTACCATCCGTTACCCTGATCCCCTCATCAAGGTGAATGATACCATTCAGATTGACTTGGAGACTGGCAAGATTACTGATTTCATCAAATTTGACACTG GTAACCTGTGCATGGTGACTGGAGGTGCTAACCTGGGAAGAATTGGTGTGATTACAAACCGGGAGAGGCATCCAGGTTCTTTTGATGTAGTTCATGTGAAAGATGCGAACGGCAACAGCTTTGCCACACGGCTCTCAAACATTTTCGTTATTGGCAAA ggcaacAAACCGTGGATCTCTCTTCCCCGTGGAAAGGGTATTCGCCTTACCATTGCTGAGGAGAGAGATAAGAGATTGGCAGCCAAACAGAGCAGTGGATAA